In Bosea sp. PAMC 26642, the DNA window CGAGCGCTCCAACTGGACCTGGGACGCAACGGCGGGAGCCTATTTCTGGCATCGGTTTTATTCGCACCAGCCGGATCTGAACTTCGACAATCCCGCGGTGCTCAAGGCCGTGCTCGGCGTGATGCGCTTCTGGCTCGATCTGGGCGTGGATGGCCTGCGTCTCGATGCCGTGCCATATCTGATCGAGCGCGACGGCACCTCCAATGAGAATTTGCCCGAGACCCACGCCGTATTAAAGCAGATCCGGGCGGATCTGGATGCTTCGTTCCCCGACCGCATGTTGCTGGCGGAAGCGAACATGTGGCCGGAGGATACCCAGGCCTATTTCGGTGAAGGCGACGAATGCCACATGGCGTTCCACTTCCCGCTGATGCCCCGGATGTATATGGCGATCGCGCAGGAAGACCGCTTCCCGATCACCGACATCATGCGGCAGACGCCGGATATTCCCGAGGCCTGCCAATGGGCGATTTTCCTGCGCAACCATGACGAGTTGACGCTCGAAATGGTCACCGACAAGGAGCGGGACTACCTCTGGAACTTCTACGCCACCGACAAGCGCGCCCGGATCAATCTCGGCATCCGACGCAGGCTCGCGCCGCTTCTCGAACGGGACCGGCGCCGTATCGAACTCATGAACAGCCTGCTGCTTTCGATGCCGGGAACCCCGGTCATCTACTACGGCGACGAACTCGGCATGGGCGACAATATCTTCCTGGGCGACCGGGACGGCGTCCGTACCCCCATGCAATGGTCGCCGGACCGAAACGGCGGCTTCTCGAAGGCGGACCCGGCCAGCCTCGTCCTCCCGCCCGTCATGGATCCGCTTTATGGGTTCGATGCCGTCAATGTCGAGGCGCAGACGCGCGACGCCCACTCGCTGTTGAACTGGACACGACGCATCCTCGGCGTGCGCAAGGAACATAAAGCCTTCGGGCGCGGAGCGTTGCGCTTCCTCTATCCGAAGAACCGCAAGGCTTTCGCATATCTGCGCGAATATGATGGCGAGACGATCCTGTGCGTCGCCAACCTCTCGCGCTCGGCACAGGCGTTCGAGCTCGACCTGTCCGAATTTGCGGGTCGCCACCCCATCGAGATGCTCGGCAACTCGATCTTCCCGGCGATCGGCCAGCTCACCTACCTTTTGACGCTCCCGCCTTACGGCTTCTACTGGTTCATCCTGGCTCAGGATGCCCAGGCGCCGTCATGGCACGCGCAAACTCCCGAGCCGATGCCGGACTACACCACCTTCGTGCTGCGCGGCGGAGCAGACGAGATGATCACGCCGCAAAATCGGGCCGAGTTCGAAGCGAATATCCTCCCGCCATACCTTGCGAAACGTCGCTGGTTTGCCGCCAAGGATCAGAAGCTCGACAGCGCTCGGGTCGTATTCACGGCACGGATCGGCCTGAAGCGCGAGTCGGCCCTCGTCGCTGTCGAGGCCACGCACGGCAAGGGAACCGAGCGCTATCTCCTGCCGCTGGGGATCGGCTGGGACGACGAGGCCACGACGGCTCTGCCGCAGCAAATGGCGCTGGCGCGGGTCCGACGCGGACGCCGCACGGGCTTCCTGACCGACGCCTTTGCGCTGGCAAGCTTCATCCATGAACTGCTTGCCCTGCTGAAGACGGGAAGCACGATCAAGAGCACGTTCGGACAGATCTCGTTCCGGCCGACCGCAGCCTTCGAGAACGTCGAGGTCCTGCCCGAAGATCCCGTGCGCTGGCTCTCGGCCGAGCAGTCGAATTCGTCGGTCATCATCGACCACAAGGTGATGCTGAAACTGTTCAGGCGCCTTGCTCCCGGTCAGCATCCCGAGGCGGAAATGTCGCGGGTGTTGACGGAGCGCGGCTTCCGTAACGCCCCGGCGCTGCTGGGCGAAATCGTCCACGTCCCCGATGACGGCGAGGCCGAGGTCATGGCGGTGATCCAGGCCTTCATCCCGGGCGAGGGCGACGCCTGGGAGTGGACCTCGTCCTATATCGGCCGCGTCATCGACGACATGACGCGCGAGGACGTCGATCTCCATGACCAGCTTGCGCTCTACGAGGGCTTTTCGCGGACGCTGGGACAGCGCCTGGGAGAGATGCATCGTGTGCTCGCACAAGAGACGGAGGATGAGGCCTTCAAACCGCTGCCTGCCGGGCGCGAGCAGGTCGAACGCTGGTTGAAGCGTATCCGCAGCCGGGTCGACGCTGCCTGCGAGAATTTGAGCAGCCGCCGCGACGCGCTTCCCGAGGAGGAGCAGGCGCTTGCCGACAGCGTCCTGGAGCGCCGCGATGCCCTTCTCGCTCTCGTCGAGCAGCTGAGCCGCGAAGGTGAGGGGAGCCTGCTTCACCGGATCCATGGCGACTTCCATCTCGGCCAGGTGCTGGTGGCGAGCGGCGATGCGATGATCATCGACTTCGAGGGCGAGCCTGCGCAGCCTCTGGCGGAGCGGCGGGCCAAGGACAGCGGCTGGCGCGATGTCGCCGGTATCCTGCGCTCCCTGGATTACGCGCTCGCTGCGGGGCGGCGCGCGGGCACTGCTGCAGGGCGGGAAGCTCGCTACGCTTTGTTGGACGATGCCTTCCGCAAGACGATGCCGAAGGCACTGCTGCAGGGTTATCACGATGCCTTGACCACGCAGCCGGGCGAGCGCGCGCC includes these proteins:
- the treS gene encoding maltose alpha-D-glucosyltransferase; this translates as MNMIQPTITPDANAADPQWYKDAIIYQVHVKSFFDANDDGIGDFPGLIAKLDYIVSLGVNVIWLLPFYPSPRLDDGYDISEYKAVHPDYGTAADVKRFIRAAHDRGIRVITELVINHTSDQHPWFQRARAAKPGSPHRNFYVWSDNNQLYSGTRIIFLDTERSNWTWDATAGAYFWHRFYSHQPDLNFDNPAVLKAVLGVMRFWLDLGVDGLRLDAVPYLIERDGTSNENLPETHAVLKQIRADLDASFPDRMLLAEANMWPEDTQAYFGEGDECHMAFHFPLMPRMYMAIAQEDRFPITDIMRQTPDIPEACQWAIFLRNHDELTLEMVTDKERDYLWNFYATDKRARINLGIRRRLAPLLERDRRRIELMNSLLLSMPGTPVIYYGDELGMGDNIFLGDRDGVRTPMQWSPDRNGGFSKADPASLVLPPVMDPLYGFDAVNVEAQTRDAHSLLNWTRRILGVRKEHKAFGRGALRFLYPKNRKAFAYLREYDGETILCVANLSRSAQAFELDLSEFAGRHPIEMLGNSIFPAIGQLTYLLTLPPYGFYWFILAQDAQAPSWHAQTPEPMPDYTTFVLRGGADEMITPQNRAEFEANILPPYLAKRRWFAAKDQKLDSARVVFTARIGLKRESALVAVEATHGKGTERYLLPLGIGWDDEATTALPQQMALARVRRGRRTGFLTDAFALASFIHELLALLKTGSTIKSTFGQISFRPTAAFENVEVLPEDPVRWLSAEQSNSSVIIDHKVMLKLFRRLAPGQHPEAEMSRVLTERGFRNAPALLGEIVHVPDDGEAEVMAVIQAFIPGEGDAWEWTSSYIGRVIDDMTREDVDLHDQLALYEGFSRTLGQRLGEMHRVLAQETEDEAFKPLPAGREQVERWLKRIRSRVDAACENLSSRRDALPEEEQALADSVLERRDALLALVEQLSREGEGSLLHRIHGDFHLGQVLVASGDAMIIDFEGEPAQPLAERRAKDSGWRDVAGILRSLDYALAAGRRAGTAAGREARYALLDDAFRKTMPKALLQGYHDALTTQPGERAPDGENGLLELFMLEKAAYEINYEVSNRPEWLVVPLRGMTELMDRLLARKTQDD